A genomic window from Arachis ipaensis cultivar K30076 unplaced genomic scaffold, Araip1.1 Aipa444, whole genome shotgun sequence includes:
- the LOC107624700 gene encoding disease resistance protein RPP4-like, protein MALSLAAASSSSSPPTTRYDVFISFRGEDTRNGFTSHLHAALLRNQIHTFIDYRIPKGGVVWNELVEAIRDSKLFVVIFSENYASSSWCLRELVEIMECKKKNEQVIVLPVFYKIEPTHVRKQSGSYRRAFDEHERSSNRKHVQQWRTALTQASDLSGFTCNHHR, encoded by the coding sequence ATGGCACTTTCCcttgctgctgcttcttcttcttcctcacctcCCACTACTCGATATGATGTTTTTATCAGTTTCAGAGGCGAGGACACGCGTAATGGCTTTACCAGCCATCTTCATGCTGCTCTCCTCAGAAACCAGATCCACACGTTCATAGATTATAGAATCCCCAAAGGAGGTGTCGTCTGGAACGAACTTGTTGAAGCCATCCGGGACTCAAAGTTGTTTGTTGTTATCTTCTCCGAAAACTATGCTTCGTCTAGCTGGTGCTTGAGAGAGCTGGTTGAGATCATGGAGTGCAAGAAAAAGAATGAACAAGTTATTGTGCTTCCAGTGTTCTATAAGATAGAGCCCACACATGTTCGCAAGCAGAGTGGAAGTTACCGCAGAGCATTTGATGAGCATGAGAGATCCTCCAACCGTAAACATGTGCAACAATGGAGGACGGCACTTACTCAAGCTTCGGATCTCTCTGGCTTCACTTGCAATCACCACAGGTAA